A window of Polaribacter litorisediminis contains these coding sequences:
- a CDS encoding stage II sporulation protein M, protein MREVAFIKQNKEKWLEFEQGFSNKEKKSPDDIANLHIKIMNDLVYAQTYYPKSKVTAYLNKLAKTSFDKVYDSKRSDKNVILYFFLDQVPLLSFKYRKYFYISFIFFFICFFIGLLSTFHDESFARQILGNSYVDQTLENIESGDAMAIYKGGSNWGTFIGIYNNNQRVGLNMFLSGIFLGIGTAFYIVINAIMVAVFQAFFYQQHSFFDSLKGIWIHGTYEIFGIIIEAAAGYIIGASILFPGTLKRFESFKNGIRDAFYIFISTVPFTLMAAFLEGYVTRYSNIMPTLFCFAIIVFSLISISYYYLILPFIVAKKHGIR, encoded by the coding sequence ATGAGAGAGGTCGCTTTTATAAAGCAAAATAAAGAAAAATGGCTTGAATTTGAGCAAGGATTTTCGAATAAAGAGAAAAAAAGTCCAGATGACATAGCCAATCTGCATATAAAAATCATGAACGATTTGGTATATGCTCAAACCTATTATCCAAAAAGTAAGGTTACGGCATATTTAAACAAACTAGCAAAAACCAGCTTTGACAAGGTATATGACTCTAAAAGAAGCGATAAAAATGTAATTCTTTACTTTTTTTTAGACCAAGTACCACTGCTCTCTTTTAAATACAGAAAATATTTTTACATCTCTTTTATTTTTTTCTTTATCTGTTTTTTTATCGGATTATTATCAACGTTTCATGACGAATCTTTTGCTAGGCAAATTTTAGGGAATAGTTATGTAGACCAAACATTAGAAAATATTGAAAGTGGCGATGCCATGGCCATTTATAAAGGTGGCAGTAATTGGGGAACTTTTATCGGTATTTATAACAACAACCAAAGAGTTGGCTTAAATATGTTTTTATCCGGGATATTTTTAGGCATCGGTACCGCGTTTTATATTGTGATAAACGCTATTATGGTGGCGGTTTTTCAGGCATTTTTTTATCAACAACATAGCTTTTTTGATAGTTTAAAAGGAATTTGGATTCACGGAACCTATGAAATTTTCGGAATTATCATAGAAGCGGCGGCTGGTTATATTATTGGTGCAAGTATTTTATTTCCAGGTACTTTAAAACGTTTTGAATCTTTTAAAAATGGAATCAGAGATGCTTTTTATATTTTCATTAGTACCGTTCCGTTTACTTTGATGGCAGCTTTTTTAGAGGGCTATGTAACACGATATTCCAATATAATGCCCACCCTATTTTGTTTTGCCATCATTGTATTTTCTTTAATTTCAATTAGTTACTATTATTTAATTTTACCATTTATAGTGGCAAAAAAACACGGAATTCGATAG
- a CDS encoding RDD family protein: MKTVQIKTAQNVHIKFKVANAFQRLLAFVIDNVIKFSYVYFAYKLFGFSMFDESITSDSWSIKAMEVLFLVPITFYSLYSEILMNGQTLGKKIVQIRVINVDGFKPSITDYIIRWFLRIIDFNLFTLLFVYVASLGLSEQYRLLVLIFIFGKLIGFFLIMFTDKNQRFGDIIANTIVIHLKDDVQFSQTILEDIQDNYVPTYPNVIALSDNDARIIKETFYTSMKQNDYKTLIKLRSKILEVTGIKSVHKSDKDFIDTVLKDYNFYTQSM; encoded by the coding sequence ATGAAAACAGTCCAAATAAAAACAGCACAAAATGTTCATATAAAATTTAAGGTTGCGAATGCATTTCAACGACTTTTAGCTTTTGTGATAGACAATGTAATCAAGTTCTCTTATGTCTATTTTGCTTATAAATTGTTTGGGTTTAGCATGTTCGATGAGTCCATAACCAGTGACAGTTGGAGTATCAAAGCGATGGAAGTTTTATTTTTAGTGCCGATAACCTTCTATTCGTTGTATTCAGAAATTTTAATGAACGGCCAAACCTTAGGAAAAAAAATAGTACAAATTAGAGTGATTAACGTGGATGGTTTTAAACCATCAATCACCGATTATATCATACGATGGTTTTTAAGAATTATAGACTTTAATTTGTTTACCTTACTGTTTGTTTATGTGGCATCCTTAGGCTTATCAGAACAGTATCGTTTACTCGTTTTAATCTTTATTTTTGGAAAATTAATCGGTTTCTTTTTGATTATGTTTACCGATAAAAATCAGCGTTTTGGTGATATCATTGCCAATACTATTGTGATTCATTTAAAGGACGATGTGCAATTTTCGCAAACTATTTTAGAGGATATTCAAGATAATTATGTCCCTACATATCCAAATGTGATTGCATTATCAGATAATGACGCGCGCATTATCAAAGAAACATTTTACACTTCTATGAAGCAGAATGATTACAAAACCTTAATAAAGTTGCGATCAAAAATTTTAGAAGTCACCGGAATAAAATCTGTCCATAAAAGCGATAAGGATTTTATTGATACCGTTTTAAAGGATTACAATTTTTATACGCAAAGTATGTAG
- a CDS encoding multidrug effflux MFS transporter produces the protein MQKKTNSQLEFIIIMACLMSLVALSIDAVLPALTSIAVDIHSTNTADTQLLITMIFLGLGSGQLIAGPLSDSLGRKPVVYGGFIIFAMASIICVYAQSLELMILGRILQGIGLSAPRTLSIAMVRDTYEGDYMAKIMSFIVSLFILIPVIAPTLGKLMLDNFGWQSIFTSQLLFGGLVMVWFKIKQPETLKLAYKKPFHLSIFKEGFIEFFKHNDAIIYTVISGFTTGSFMVFLGTSQHIFQKQYNLVDEFPYLFGAIALAVGFATFINGTVVVKYGMKKLVRFFLTVFTAVSLFYVIVFYQQVNPPIIVLVISFMIQFFAIGFLFGNLRSLAMQPIGHIAGVGAAINGFVSTVMAVPIAFFVGLYVVDTAYPLFLGFLFFGSTSILLLFLTRKKVN, from the coding sequence ATGCAAAAAAAAACGAATTCACAGTTAGAATTCATCATCATTATGGCGTGCTTAATGTCGCTCGTTGCACTTTCCATAGATGCGGTGCTTCCTGCGTTAACTAGTATAGCCGTAGACATTCATAGCACAAATACTGCAGATACACAGTTACTAATTACCATGATATTTCTGGGTTTAGGTTCTGGCCAATTAATTGCTGGACCGCTTTCAGATAGTTTAGGCAGAAAACCAGTCGTTTATGGAGGATTTATCATTTTCGCCATGGCTAGTATTATTTGCGTGTATGCCCAAAGTTTAGAGTTGATGATTCTAGGTCGTATTTTGCAAGGCATTGGTTTGTCTGCTCCCAGAACCTTAAGTATTGCCATGGTTAGAGATACCTATGAAGGCGATTATATGGCCAAAATAATGTCTTTTATTGTTTCTTTATTCATTCTGATTCCTGTGATAGCGCCAACTTTAGGAAAACTAATGTTAGACAATTTCGGATGGCAATCTATTTTTACAAGTCAACTATTATTTGGCGGATTGGTAATGGTTTGGTTTAAAATAAAACAACCAGAAACCTTAAAACTAGCCTATAAAAAACCTTTTCATCTTTCTATCTTTAAAGAAGGTTTTATCGAGTTTTTTAAACATAATGATGCCATAATTTATACAGTTATCAGTGGTTTCACTACTGGATCATTCATGGTGTTTTTAGGAACGTCTCAACACATATTTCAAAAGCAATACAATTTAGTCGATGAGTTTCCTTATTTATTTGGCGCTATTGCGCTTGCGGTTGGCTTTGCTACCTTTATAAACGGAACGGTCGTTGTAAAATACGGAATGAAGAAGCTAGTACGTTTTTTCTTAACCGTATTTACCGCAGTGTCTTTATTTTATGTAATTGTTTTTTATCAGCAAGTAAACCCACCAATTATTGTTTTGGTCATTTCTTTTATGATTCAGTTTTTTGCAATCGGATTTTTATTTGGAAACTTACGTTCGTTAGCCATGCAACCCATCGGTCATATTGCTGGTGTTGGTGCAGCCATCAATGGGTTTGTTTCTACCGTAATGGCAGTACCTATTGCATTTTTTGTAGGACTTTATGTGGTGGATACAGCCTATCCCCTTTTCTTAGGATTCCTGTTTTTCGGAAGTACTTCCATCTTACTGTTATTTTTAACACGTAAAAAGGTAAATTGA
- a CDS encoding AAA family ATPase, with amino-acid sequence MKIGFKNLRSLVDTGDLSIKPLTILLGQNSSGKSTFLRTFPLLKQSLETRTTGPLLWYGRFVDFGDFSMALNDNKKKDDFIEYSFDLDFIDSSRSSLRYRRKHPIVSLTENITNCRVAIQIKGDEKNKTFASQIEMDFNGFNLKVNIGKNDSLNQILVCNVEIVKHEDAIVVNLGNNFLPELLYKGKLGHYTFGSDMFLVKQIYTKIKEISSRNIADSTVLKIISKLNLSSNKKLFESIVSQKEIKTFYKNVNNWNIEDSIYKEFRALLLASIAPSLIERCNDYISNMASNTSYIAPLRATAERYYRPQDLNVDEVDFQGKNLALVLKNLSSTEKNEFEEWCLNTFNFCPKANISGGNMTINVKFKNVKSEHNIADLGFGFSQILPIITQIWTGVIKGQNARRRRRDNIVKIYAIEQPELHLHPTIQTKLIDAIISVINYCSKNDLLIYFILETHSETIVNTIGTRIYKEKIAKENINIIMFDKMSNESVSEVKEVSYTNDGTLKNWPFGFFEEEWDSNN; translated from the coding sequence ATGAAAATAGGATTTAAAAATTTAAGAAGTCTTGTAGATACAGGAGACTTATCAATTAAACCACTTACAATATTATTAGGTCAAAATAGCTCTGGAAAAAGTACTTTTTTAAGAACTTTTCCATTATTAAAACAAAGTTTAGAAACTAGAACAACGGGACCACTTTTATGGTATGGAAGGTTTGTTGATTTTGGTGATTTTTCTATGGCTTTAAATGATAATAAAAAAAAGGACGATTTTATTGAATATTCATTTGATTTAGATTTTATTGATTCATCGAGGTCATCATTACGATATCGTAGAAAACATCCAATTGTTTCTTTAACTGAAAATATAACAAACTGTAGAGTTGCAATTCAAATTAAAGGAGATGAAAAAAATAAAACTTTTGCTTCTCAAATAGAAATGGATTTTAATGGTTTTAATTTAAAAGTCAATATTGGTAAAAATGATTCTTTGAATCAAATTCTAGTTTGTAATGTAGAAATTGTTAAACATGAAGATGCAATTGTTGTTAATTTAGGTAATAATTTTCTTCCTGAATTATTATATAAAGGTAAATTAGGTCATTACACTTTTGGCTCTGATATGTTCCTTGTAAAGCAAATTTATACTAAAATCAAAGAAATTTCTAGTAGAAATATAGCAGATAGTACTGTCCTTAAAATTATTAGTAAACTAAATTTATCTTCAAATAAAAAATTGTTTGAATCTATTGTTTCACAAAAAGAAATAAAAACTTTCTATAAGAATGTTAATAATTGGAATATTGAAGATTCTATATATAAGGAATTTAGAGCTTTACTTTTAGCAAGTATTGCTCCATCACTTATAGAGAGATGTAATGATTATATTAGTAACATGGCTTCTAATACTAGTTATATAGCGCCTTTAAGAGCTACTGCTGAAAGATATTATAGACCACAAGATTTGAATGTTGATGAAGTTGATTTCCAAGGTAAAAATTTAGCTCTCGTCTTAAAAAATTTAAGTTCAACTGAAAAAAATGAATTTGAAGAATGGTGTCTAAATACTTTTAATTTTTGTCCTAAAGCAAATATTTCAGGAGGAAATATGACTATCAATGTGAAATTCAAAAATGTAAAATCAGAACACAATATAGCAGATTTAGGTTTTGGATTTTCTCAGATACTTCCAATTATTACTCAAATTTGGACTGGTGTAATTAAAGGACAAAATGCTAGAAGAAGAAGAAGAGATAACATTGTTAAAATTTATGCTATAGAGCAACCCGAATTACATTTACACCCAACAATTCAAACCAAATTAATTGATGCAATAATTAGTGTTATTAATTATTGTAGTAAAAATGATTTATTAATATATTTTATTTTGGAAACCCATAGTGAAACTATTGTTAATACAATCGGAACAAGAATTTACAAAGAAAAAATAGCTAAAGAAAATATTAATATTATAATGTTTGATAAAATGTCTAATGAGTCAGTTTCTGAAGTTAAAGAAGTTAGCTATACAAATGATGGAACTCTGAAGAATTGGCCATTTGGATTCTTTGAAGAAGAGTGGGATTCAAATAATTAA
- a CDS encoding pyridoxamine 5'-phosphate oxidase family protein, translating to MKNQFLDEAKIELINGHAKKRHPFRYFTLATIKNGKPRQRTVVLRKTLTDLSFVFYTDKRTQKIEDLQQNSSCSALFYHPKKLLQLRVSGTAELITDKEQIATYWHTVQEASKKDYTTKIAPGTLINNPDAIAYTSEENYFCPVKIIPTSMEYLRLKRPNHIRVLFTRIDKDWSGEFLVP from the coding sequence TTGAAAAATCAATTCTTAGACGAAGCCAAGATAGAACTTATAAATGGACATGCTAAAAAGCGTCATCCGTTTCGTTATTTTACACTTGCTACTATTAAAAACGGCAAACCACGACAACGCACGGTGGTGTTGCGTAAAACATTAACAGACTTAAGCTTCGTTTTTTATACGGATAAAAGGACTCAAAAAATAGAAGATCTTCAACAGAATTCATCGTGTAGTGCCTTGTTTTACCATCCTAAAAAACTATTGCAATTACGTGTTTCCGGAACAGCCGAGTTAATTACAGACAAAGAACAAATTGCAACCTATTGGCATACTGTACAAGAAGCTTCTAAAAAAGATTATACGACAAAAATAGCTCCAGGAACTCTCATTAATAATCCTGATGCAATAGCATATACTTCAGAGGAAAATTATTTTTGTCCAGTTAAAATTATTCCTACTTCCATGGAGTATTTACGTTTAAAGCGACCAAATCATATAAGAGTGTTATTTACTAGAATCGATAAAGATTGGTCTGGTGAATTTTTAGTGCCGTAA
- a CDS encoding DUF6642 family protein, producing MLEKKPEFPQGQFIDIDKFIYCLEAVDDIETDDITEAQKKLEDLAMQYGVASIYKTCDTIEGLESSLNALVLDDHNFKDYEIIYLVIKGEANSICLNNYYYSLQEIAEIFEGRLEGKILHFSNAKVLDLDEEEAQYFLDITGAKGISGYGNEFNGITSSNLDIAFFNLFKEDENMLDVVEELHQKYYKICKLLDFRLYY from the coding sequence TTGTTAGAGAAAAAACCTGAATTCCCACAAGGACAATTTATAGATATAGATAAATTCATTTACTGTTTAGAAGCCGTTGATGATATAGAAACGGACGATATTACCGAAGCACAAAAAAAATTAGAAGATTTAGCCATGCAATATGGTGTAGCTAGTATTTATAAAACATGCGACACCATTGAAGGTTTAGAATCTAGCTTAAATGCTTTGGTCTTGGATGATCATAATTTTAAAGATTATGAAATCATCTATTTGGTGATAAAAGGGGAAGCAAATAGTATTTGCCTAAATAACTATTACTATAGTTTGCAAGAAATTGCAGAAATTTTTGAAGGAAGATTAGAGGGAAAGATCTTACATTTTTCAAATGCAAAAGTGCTAGATTTAGATGAAGAAGAAGCACAATATTTTTTGGATATTACTGGCGCAAAAGGTATTTCTGGATACGGAAATGAATTTAATGGAATCACTAGCTCAAATCTTGATATCGCATTCTTTAATTTATTTAAAGAAGATGAAAATATGTTAGATGTTGTTGAAGAGTTGCACCAAAAATATTACAAAATCTGTAAACTACTTGATTTTAGATTGTATTATTGA
- a CDS encoding M1 family metallopeptidase gives MNFQKIVFLVFMVWATIGFAQIQGSYKPEREKIHDLIHTKLKVDFNFKDKTMNGEAWITAKPHFYSTNKITLDAKSMLIQAVSMNNQKLPYTYDDYDLIIDLPKTYRRDEAFTIYIKYIARPEKVKDKGSQAITDAKGLYFINSDGIDKNKPTQIWTQGETEANSAWFPTIDAPNQKTSQEIYITVPKQYKTLSNGTLISQTINGENRTDYWKFNQKHAPYLSFMAVGEFEIIQDSYKNIPVNYYVEKKYAPYAKEIFGATPEMIGFFSDQLGIEYPWEKYSQIVVRDYVSGAMENTTAVVHGEQAYQKPGQLIDKNVQENTIAHEVFHHWFGNLVTSESWSNLTLNESFANYSEYLWQAHKHGKVAAEMHYFEQVEAYKNGQNESKSLVRYEYDDQEDMFDLVSYNKGGAILHMLRTYLGDEAFFLGLKTYLTKYKYQTAEVDQLRLVFEELTGKDLNWFFNQWYFGENHPNIEISYDYNTLQKTVTVNIIQLQGATFKFPFAIDIFEGKNKTRHHVFVEGNDASFTFSYNRQPDLIQVNADNILVCNINENKVLSDYIFQLKHADNYAHRREALLQIVQKQDDKDAFNAVVAALEDPSYKIRKLALAQIDLINKFSKKDAIRKIMQMANNDSKTIVQAEALNTLGKLTDPELKPIFAKALESKSYAVLGKALVSMYYIDKPSAIKKSKELPDEVRKILATPLTRIFIEENDESELPFIAKTVVTGMFLTNDDATKKLYQKAFKQISESNNTEAIQNVVDDMIVKGKEFKGFNFDKVVINLMRNMVNDQKKADKPNRERNIEIIKTAMAKLL, from the coding sequence ATGAACTTTCAAAAAATTGTATTTTTGGTTTTTATGGTATGGGCAACCATTGGTTTTGCTCAAATTCAGGGAAGCTACAAACCTGAAAGGGAAAAAATACATGATCTAATACATACAAAATTAAAAGTCGATTTTAATTTTAAAGATAAAACAATGAATGGGGAAGCCTGGATTACAGCAAAACCTCATTTTTATAGCACAAATAAAATTACCTTAGATGCCAAGTCGATGCTTATTCAGGCGGTTTCTATGAACAATCAAAAGTTACCATATACTTATGACGATTATGATCTGATCATTGACTTACCAAAAACTTATAGAAGAGACGAAGCATTTACTATTTACATCAAATATATTGCAAGACCAGAAAAAGTAAAAGACAAAGGAAGCCAGGCTATTACCGATGCAAAAGGATTGTATTTTATCAATTCAGATGGTATCGACAAAAATAAACCTACTCAAATCTGGACACAAGGTGAAACAGAGGCCAATAGTGCATGGTTCCCTACAATTGATGCTCCAAATCAAAAAACATCACAAGAAATTTATATCACAGTTCCGAAACAATACAAAACATTGTCAAACGGAACTTTGATATCACAAACAATCAACGGAGAAAACAGAACAGATTATTGGAAATTTAATCAAAAACACGCTCCTTATTTGTCTTTTATGGCGGTTGGCGAGTTTGAAATTATTCAGGATTCCTACAAAAATATTCCTGTAAATTATTATGTAGAAAAAAAATATGCACCGTATGCAAAAGAAATCTTTGGTGCAACACCAGAGATGATTGGTTTTTTTTCTGATCAATTAGGTATAGAATATCCTTGGGAAAAATATAGCCAAATTGTAGTAAGAGATTATGTTTCTGGCGCTATGGAAAACACCACAGCAGTGGTTCACGGAGAGCAAGCTTATCAAAAACCAGGACAATTAATAGATAAAAATGTTCAAGAAAACACGATTGCGCATGAAGTTTTTCATCATTGGTTTGGTAATTTGGTAACCTCAGAAAGTTGGTCTAATCTTACCTTAAACGAATCTTTTGCCAATTATAGCGAATATTTATGGCAAGCACACAAACACGGAAAAGTAGCAGCAGAAATGCATTATTTCGAGCAGGTTGAAGCTTACAAAAACGGACAAAATGAAAGCAAAAGTTTGGTGCGTTATGAATATGACGATCAAGAAGACATGTTCGATTTGGTGAGTTATAACAAAGGTGGCGCTATTTTGCACATGTTGCGAACCTATTTAGGTGATGAGGCTTTTTTCTTAGGATTAAAAACATATTTAACCAAATATAAGTACCAAACTGCAGAAGTGGATCAATTACGATTGGTTTTCGAGGAGTTAACAGGAAAAGATTTAAACTGGTTTTTTAACCAATGGTATTTTGGTGAAAATCATCCAAACATAGAAATCTCTTATGATTACAATACGCTGCAGAAAACAGTGACGGTAAATATTATTCAGTTGCAAGGTGCTACCTTTAAATTTCCTTTTGCGATCGATATTTTTGAAGGAAAAAACAAAACAAGACACCATGTTTTTGTAGAAGGTAATGATGCTTCTTTTACGTTTTCATATAACAGACAACCTGATTTAATTCAGGTGAATGCAGACAATATTTTAGTTTGTAATATTAACGAAAACAAAGTATTAAGCGATTATATTTTTCAACTTAAACATGCTGATAATTACGCACATAGAAGAGAGGCTTTGTTACAAATTGTTCAAAAACAAGATGATAAAGACGCTTTTAATGCGGTAGTTGCGGCTTTAGAAGATCCTTCTTATAAAATTAGAAAATTGGCATTAGCTCAAATAGATTTAATTAATAAATTTTCTAAAAAAGATGCAATTCGTAAAATTATGCAAATGGCAAATAATGATTCCAAAACCATTGTCCAGGCGGAAGCTTTAAATACATTAGGCAAACTAACGGATCCTGAATTGAAACCTATTTTTGCAAAAGCATTAGAAAGCAAATCGTATGCTGTTTTAGGGAAAGCACTGGTTTCTATGTATTATATTGATAAACCATCGGCAATTAAAAAATCGAAGGAATTACCCGATGAAGTGCGTAAAATTTTAGCAACACCTTTAACTAGAATTTTTATTGAAGAAAACGACGAATCTGAATTGCCTTTTATTGCTAAAACGGTGGTTACGGGTATGTTTTTAACCAATGATGATGCTACCAAAAAGTTGTATCAAAAAGCATTTAAGCAAATCTCTGAAAGCAACAACACAGAAGCTATTCAAAATGTGGTAGATGATATGATTGTTAAAGGAAAAGAATTTAAAGGTTTTAATTTTGACAAAGTGGTCATCAATTTAATGAGAAATATGGTGAACGATCAAAAGAAAGCCGATAAGCCGAATAGAGAAAGAAATATTGAAATTATTAAAACAGCCATGGCGAAGCTGTTGTAG
- a CDS encoding DUF4252 domain-containing protein, whose protein sequence is MKKLTTLFSLIFLVLLASSCKNEKSLQAYLVDTSGKEGFFTGDLPISSVLSPKADVSDEVKETIKSIKKINIAFLKKTAENDAAFETEKAILKNIFKDNDTYKSLMSMKAKGMNIKVYYTGETESIEEVIAFGYNKDIGVGVARLLGEHMNPAKIMEVMNSIKMDADNGALSNFTNMFNE, encoded by the coding sequence ATGAAAAAATTAACCACATTATTTTCCTTGATCTTTTTAGTGCTGCTAGCAAGTTCTTGTAAAAATGAAAAATCACTGCAAGCTTATTTAGTTGATACAAGCGGAAAAGAAGGTTTTTTTACAGGAGACTTGCCCATTAGTTCTGTATTAAGTCCAAAAGCTGATGTTTCAGACGAAGTAAAGGAAACTATTAAAAGTATCAAAAAAATTAACATTGCTTTTCTAAAAAAGACAGCAGAAAATGATGCGGCCTTCGAAACTGAAAAAGCAATCTTAAAAAACATCTTTAAGGATAATGATACCTATAAAAGCTTAATGTCTATGAAGGCAAAGGGCATGAACATCAAAGTATATTATACCGGAGAAACTGAATCTATAGAAGAAGTAATTGCTTTTGGATATAATAAAGATATTGGAGTAGGAGTTGCCAGATTATTAGGTGAACATATGAATCCTGCAAAAATTATGGAAGTAATGAATAGTATTAAGATGGATGCAGATAATGGAGCTTTAAGTAATTTTACAAATATGTTTAACGAGTAA
- a CDS encoding DUF4252 domain-containing protein, which yields MKKIILLIAFVVSPMITSAQSFFDALEDTDGVDMVVVTKDAFELISKFKNIKIDDNEGMKVFQMIQDLKEFKMFSANDVAVANKMETLVNNAIKEHNLTQLMRIKENDSRIKIYVKATKNKDYVSEVLMFIKGISKKTNNASESMIVSLTGNIDINKMSELADTFIQQNK from the coding sequence ATGAAAAAAATAATCTTATTAATAGCATTTGTAGTATCACCAATGATAACAAGTGCCCAGTCCTTTTTTGATGCCCTAGAAGATACAGATGGCGTAGATATGGTAGTCGTTACCAAAGATGCTTTTGAATTGATCTCTAAATTTAAAAATATAAAAATTGATGATAATGAAGGCATGAAAGTCTTTCAAATGATTCAAGATTTAAAAGAATTTAAAATGTTTTCTGCAAATGATGTTGCCGTTGCCAATAAAATGGAAACATTGGTAAATAATGCCATTAAAGAACATAACTTAACGCAATTAATGCGTATCAAAGAAAATGATTCTCGCATAAAAATATACGTAAAAGCAACTAAAAATAAAGACTATGTAAGTGAAGTTTTAATGTTTATTAAAGGTATTAGTAAAAAAACAAACAACGCTTCCGAATCGATGATTGTCTCTTTAACGGGTAACATAGACATTAATAAAATGTCTGAGTTAGCAGATACTTTTATCCAACAAAACAAGTAA
- a CDS encoding RNA polymerase sigma factor: protein MNQSDFLKVVLPFKDKVFRLAKRLLVSREEAEDATQELILKLWRNREKIADYKNVEAFAMTMTKNYCYDRLKSKQASNLTLVHSNYKEKETSLDKKMEYQDSVNQVHLLIEKLPEQQKIIIQLRDIEQYDFEEICKMVDMKPTAVRVALSRARKTIREALIKKHNYGVS from the coding sequence ATGAACCAATCGGACTTTTTAAAAGTTGTTTTACCCTTTAAAGATAAGGTCTTTAGATTAGCAAAAAGATTGTTAGTTTCTAGAGAAGAAGCTGAAGATGCTACGCAAGAACTTATTTTAAAATTGTGGAGAAATAGAGAAAAAATAGCTGATTATAAAAATGTTGAAGCTTTTGCAATGACCATGACTAAAAACTATTGTTATGATAGATTAAAATCGAAACAAGCAAGTAATTTAACATTAGTACACAGTAATTATAAAGAGAAAGAAACGTCTTTAGATAAAAAGATGGAATATCAAGACAGTGTAAACCAAGTACATTTATTGATAGAAAAGTTACCCGAACAACAAAAAATTATTATTCAATTAAGAGATATTGAACAATATGATTTTGAAGAAATCTGTAAAATGGTAGATATGAAACCAACCGCAGTAAGAGTAGCATTATCTAGAGCAAGAAAAACAATAAGAGAGGCATTAATTAAAAAACACAACTATGGAGTTAGCTAA